AGCTTTTCTTTTATCTTAAAAACCGGGTTTTATACCGGGACATTCCGGAATTCCATACGAACCATTCCGTCTTCGTCAATTTTAGTTAAGTGTATATCGTGCAGCGTATTAACCAGTTCCGGATTCCATGGCGTTTTCACCTTTACATAGTTTTCTGTAAATCCATGGATATAGCCTTCTTTATTTTCTCCTTCAAACAACACGGTACGGTTGGTTCCCAGCTGGCTTTCATAGAACGCTCTTCTTTTTTTAACCGATAGTCCTCTCAGCATTTTACTTCTTTTGCTTCGCACATTCATCGGCACCACATCTTCCATCATCACCGCTTCGGTATTATCCCTTTCCGAATATGTAAACACGTGCAGGTAAGAAATATCCATTTCATTCAGGAAGTTATAGGTTTCCAGGAAAAGCTCATCTGTTTCGCCCGGAAAACCAACAATAACATCCACCCCGATACAGGCATGCGGCATCACTTCCCGGATTTTAGCAACCCGGTCCTTATACAATTCCCGCAGGTATCTTCGTTTCATTTTTTTCAATATCGTATTGCTTCCGGACTGTAACGGAATGTGAAAATGCGGCACAAAAGTTCTGCTTTTCGACACAAAATCAATCGTTTCATTTTTCAGCAGGTTCGGCTCGATAGACGAAATACGCAAACGTTCAATTCCCGCTACTTCATCCAGTGCCTGCACCAATTCGTAAAAAGTATGTTCGTGTTTTTTATTCCCAAACTCTCCTTTTCCGTAATCCCCGATGTTAACACCGGTAAGCACAATCTCTTTAATGCCCTGTTCCGATATTTCTTTGGCGTTTTTCAACACATTATCCATCGTATCGCTACGGGAAATCCCTCTTGCCAAAGGAATCGTACAATAGGTACATTTATAATCACAACCATCCTGAACTTTCAGGAAAGCACGCGTTCTGTCGCCAATAGAATAACTGCCCACATAAAAATCGGCATCTTCAATCTCACAGGAATGCACTTCCCCCATGTCGTTTTTGGACAGGTCGTTGATATAATCGGTAATCTTAAATTTTTCGGTGGCACCCAAAACCAGATCCACTCCATCCACCGCAACCAGCTCTTCCGGTTTTAGCTGGGCATAACAACCCACAGCCGCCACAAAAGCTTTATCGTTATTCTTAAGTGCTTTTTTTACAATCTGCTTGAACTGCTTGTCTGCATTCTCTGTTACCGAACAGGTGTTAATCACATAAATGTCGGCAATATCCTCAAAATCCACACGATCGAAGCCTTCGTCCTGAAAACTGCGCGCAATTGTTGATGTCTCTGAAAAATTCAGTTTACATCCCAACGTATAAAAAGCAACTTTTTTTCTGTTTTCCATAATGATAAGCTACTTATGAAGTAGTAACTTTAGTTATATTTACATCTTTTTAAAAAAGAGTTTGCAAATTTACATACAAATTTCGGTTTGGTAAAATCCATAAGGACATTTGTATGACTAATTCACAACATATTAAGACTTTACAAGAACAGCACTGTATTTTTTATTTAATGAAATCAATAATCTTTTACATATCAACATTTTGCCTTTCCCTTTTCCTTGTTTCCTGCGGAAAAAACAGCACCGAAGGAAAAGAACATCTGGTTTTCCGGTA
This region of Flavobacterium inviolabile genomic DNA includes:
- the mtaB gene encoding tRNA (N(6)-L-threonylcarbamoyladenosine(37)-C(2))-methylthiotransferase MtaB, translating into MENRKKVAFYTLGCKLNFSETSTIARSFQDEGFDRVDFEDIADIYVINTCSVTENADKQFKQIVKKALKNNDKAFVAAVGCYAQLKPEELVAVDGVDLVLGATEKFKITDYINDLSKNDMGEVHSCEIEDADFYVGSYSIGDRTRAFLKVQDGCDYKCTYCTIPLARGISRSDTMDNVLKNAKEISEQGIKEIVLTGVNIGDYGKGEFGNKKHEHTFYELVQALDEVAGIERLRISSIEPNLLKNETIDFVSKSRTFVPHFHIPLQSGSNTILKKMKRRYLRELYKDRVAKIREVMPHACIGVDVIVGFPGETDELFLETYNFLNEMDISYLHVFTYSERDNTEAVMMEDVVPMNVRSKRSKMLRGLSVKKRRAFYESQLGTNRTVLFEGENKEGYIHGFTENYVKVKTPWNPELVNTLHDIHLTKIDEDGMVRMEFRNVPV